One window of the Lycorma delicatula isolate Av1 chromosome 3, ASM4794821v1, whole genome shotgun sequence genome contains the following:
- the LOC142321132 gene encoding uncharacterized protein LOC142321132 has protein sequence MSTINELKRAQKRMISDMNESSDLLHKKIDDNSKMIVDQTLKLEEYVQKIENLTAENHNLRQQVKQLEFRLENKEQYSCKSVIEIHGIPKKDDVDVVDTIKKVGDVIGFQITDEMIDACHRLPGKNNMSDGIIVKFVRRRDKENFVNKKRDKKFITALNMGFTTDTPVYINESLCPPRTRLYALARQAKKSKVTSTSGYEMGKYLCRRMKKTKLCRLGMKRT, from the coding sequence ATGTCCactataaatgaattaaagagaGCCCAGAAACGTATGATAAGTGATATGAATGAATCGTCAGACCTCCTACACAAAAAGATTGatgataactcaaaaatgattgttGATCAGACACTAAAATTAGAAGAGTATGttcaaaaaattgagaatttgacAGCTGAAAACCATAATCTCCGTCAACAAGTTAAACAGCTTGAGTTCAGACTTGAGAATAAGGAGCAATATAGTTGTAAAAGTGTGATAGAAATTCATGGTATCCCCAAAAAAGATGATGTAGATGTTgttgatacaattaaaaaagtggGAGACGTAATTGGTTTCCAAATTACAGATGAGATGATTGATGCTTGTCACAGATTGCCAGGGAAAAATAATATGTCCGACGGAATCATTGTCAAGTTCGTCAGAAGGCGGGATAAGGAAAATTTCGTGAATAAGAAACGAGATAAAAAATTCATCACTGCATTAAACATGGGATTTACAACTGATACTCCGGTGTATATAAATGAGTCGCTCTGTCCACCAAGGACACGGCTATATGCGCTCGCTCGGCAGGCAAAAAAGTCTAAGGTTACAAGTACATCTGGCTACGAAATGGGAAAATACTTATGCAGAAGAATGAAAAAGACAAAGTTGTGCAGATTAGGAATGAAGAGGACTTAA